DNA from Coffea arabica cultivar ET-39 chromosome 10c, Coffea Arabica ET-39 HiFi, whole genome shotgun sequence:
AATAAAGTTAATCACTTTGATGCAGAAAGGGAGCCAGTGGAGTTGAAATTATTGAAGCACTCATCACTAATAGTGCAACATTTGAAAAGAAGACATCATTTTCACAGGTAAGCTGGGAATATATGTAATAAAGAATGAAACATCTGTGAACATATGCTGAACTTCATTCTAATATGCAGGAAAAGTACCGTCTTAAGAAGCAGAAGAAATACTCACCCAGAGTACTTTTAAGGCGTCCTACTGCAAGAAGGTTAATTCATACCTTTTACTTGCACTGCTTTAGAGGCTtaagcttttaattttttttttcctgagaTCATAAGTTCCATTGAACATAATATGCTGCACAATATTAGTCAAATGTTCTATGTTCGCTGCTACTAAAGCTTGTTTTGCAGATAATATTAACTACCCCTTTTCCCTGCTATATTAGCTTGGTTGTTGTTTTCTTGATGAGTTTAGCTTCTCATATTTATGCTCATTTTGTTTGAATGGTGAAATCTCTGAGCACCAGAGTTTTTGCTAGTGAATTTGGGTATTGATGTTTCTATTTCCTGTTGCCTTAAAGCCAATATTTTCCAAAGGCTGAACCAAAATTCAGCAAAACTTTCTTAGTAGATTCAATCGAAGGGATCACAAGTGCATTGATGTTTCTATTTTGTTCTAATAAGCCCGTAATGAGCTCAGAAACTCTTTTAGCCAAGGTTTACCGATGTTTGTAATGCGATAATTTGTTGGTTATCTTCAATTTAAGATTGTTTGATGTATGGTCATCTTGTCTGCTTTTTAACTGTCTTCGCTCCCTTAATACCCTAATTATGCTGCCTTCAAGGGAAAACCACTTTACTTGAACTAGTGATATCATTCCTGTAATTTTGCTTGTTTGAAATGGGAGCTGAGGGTGCGGTCTCCTTGAGACATGTTATTTTATGATTTCTTCCTccaattttacctttttaaaagctcaaagcattttttttcccaaaaatagTCATCTCTATTTGCTAACATTTTGTAACTGGGCTTTTATTTTTGCAGCATATGTGAGGCATACTTCAAAAAACGTCCAGAACAAATAGGGTAAGGATGTCATGATGTCCAGCTTTGActctttttttaatatattttttatattttgtgtCTCAAACTTAATTGTATGATGGTTAGGTTCTTGCGAATGGACGCATTAGCTCTTCTGCTGTCCATGGCTAGTGTAACTTCACATTCAGACGTGCTTGTAGTGGATATGGTTGGTGGACTTCTTACTGGTGCTGTGGCGGAGAGGTTGGGAGGTCTGCTTTTGTTTCTTACTTAAAGATATATGCTTCTGATTGAATTTTTGTTGTACCTGCATATGATACATTAATGGCAACCAATGAAACTAAATCAAATTCATGATTACTATTATGAGCACAGGATGCTACGTGTGAACTTCATAAGGTGGCATAAACCGGTAAACTGATGAAAGTAGCTCATGGTATTGGGTAAAAACTTAAGTTGAACTAAGTAGAGGTTTTTGTCCTCCCATCTCTTTCAATTCAGATATAAATTCTTGTAAATTGCATGTACAGCTTGATTGATGGTAAAATTTGGCATTGTAATTTTCTACCTTGGTATTGATTTTACTAACTTGGGTTGGAAAGAATAAATTGATGAAGCAATCAAGTGAACAGCTAAGTGTCTTTTTTTGTCCTTTGTTTCTTTCACATTCTTATTAGTAGAGTATGTGACTTTCTTAGTTAGCTTTGTTATTCTTGATCATGCACCTGTTTCCTAGGTTGATAGAAACTGTAATGTTGCTGTTATTTTCTACATCTCTGTCATGGTTTCATTGGTTTTATTTTTTGACTCAGTTGGATTATCTTCTGGATTTAATGCCCCATTAAATATATCCCATCGTAATTTGTATGTAAACCAGACTATCAAATTGAGTTTTCTCTTAAAGTATACTATAGATGTTCTTAAAGTATTGAGAACCAGTGGTGATCAGTTTAGTAGTCATCAGATGCATACTTTTTTCAGGTAATGGTTATGTGTGCAATACGTATCGTGGAATTACACCGTATCCCATTGATATTGTCCGGATGTTCAACTTTGGTACAGAGATTTGTGAAAGGTAACTTCTCTCTGTGCTTGGATTTCAAACTATTTAGTGGTGTGGGTTTTGGGAGCCAAGTTAGCTTGTATTTTAGTGTCCTTCTAGGTTGTTTCAAGTTATTGCCTTGTTCGTAGCAGTGATATTTTGTTACTGCTTTTTCCTTGCTCTAGGATTGTAAATTCTCCCTTGACAGAGTTATGTGCAACTTCAAATGTAACTTCAGTATCAAGCAGCCAACTGGAAGAAGCCTGTGGCACCAGAAGCCAGTCAAATGTAGGATACATTTGCTTGTTATCCttgctgcttttcaattcaTGGCGTCTTAACTTACAGGTGGCCATTTTTTTCAGGAAGAAGGTCCTTCTTCCTCTGTGCCCTCTCTGGACACGGGTGAAATTATGATATCCTCTGAAGATGGCGACACAGACATTAGTCCTGCTTCTCTAGCTGTCAAACCATGTAAAGCTACAAAGGTCGGTCAGAAGGCACCACTGGATGCTATTAAGTCATGGAGGGAAAATGGATTCTCTAGGTTGACTTTTCCATGCACATGAGTTGTTCACTGTCTCACGCAATGTTTTGGCTGTATGGTctgaattttatttctttttcagtttAATAATCGCTGCTCCACAAATTGATGCTTGGAGCATGGTCAAAGAACTTCTCCCTCTGCTGTCATTTTCAGCTCCTTTTGCAGTTTATCATCAGTATCAGCAGGTTTTTTTATGTTCTAAAGTTCTCAATTTGgacattttatattttgttttgagATGGGCTTAAATACAGAAAAAGCTATTGAGAATCTTTTTCTATTTCATTGCAGCCTCTTGCTCTCTGCATGCACAATTTGCAGGTCGGGAAAATGGCTATTGGTTTGCAAATATCTGAACCCTGGTTACGTGAATATCAGGTCTGTTCTACTTCCTGGGTTATCCTTACTGATCATTGGTTCCTTCAAAATTGGCATGGTCAATCGAGTTTCATTTGTTGAGTAGAAATTAGTTTTTTAATGAACTATCCTTTTGGACATATTGGCTGCTTCAATCATTTTTTGGTCTTTCCAAAGCgtatgttttccttttccttgttaGTGTATTTATCACTTTTTTGCGGCTCGTCTGGATGTTTAATGATAGTTTACAACACAGGTCCTTCCATCCAGAACCCACCCACACATGCAAATGAGTACATCTGGCGGGTATATACTGAGCGGGACCAGGATATATGGTTCCAAATAGCAACTTGTAGTAATTAGATTTGTGCCCTTCCTTCTGTTGCATCTTAACCATTCCTTTAACAGAGCATGCAGTTCTTTTTCTTAGATCTCACCCTGCTGTTTCTCAGAAAACATTTATTTAGTTGATGTCTGCTTTCTTCTGTAGACATTTTTCAACGGATGAGCTAATTATCATCCTGCTTGAGGATTGTATCAAATCTAAAGGGGATTTCTCATGCTgctgtacattttttttttttggtgttttttttgggggggcgGGGGGGGTGGTTGTTGTTGAACTCCCCTATGGGCGTCTCG
Protein-coding regions in this window:
- the LOC113711098 gene encoding uncharacterized protein — encoded protein: MSISKIQENTSKNNARLTWEGCSILLDINDGERMVFERLTAGATLKVGNKKCSLQPFINCPFGSLFQVENGTDGPFLSRIFSTSEGSNDLQEEKESPTVYGSKDNRELMDNNTAQSLTGEDIDELRRKGASGVEIIEALITNSATFEKKTSFSQEKYRLKKQKKYSPRVLLRRPTARSICEAYFKKRPEQIGFLRMDALALLLSMASVTSHSDVLVVDMVGGLLTGAVAERLGGNGYVCNTYRGITPYPIDIVRMFNFGTEICERIVNSPLTELCATSNVTSVSSSQLEEACGTRSQSNEEGPSSSVPSLDTGEIMISSEDGDTDISPASLAVKPCKATKVGQKAPLDAIKSWRENGFSSLIIAAPQIDAWSMVKELLPLLSFSAPFAVYHQYQQPLALCMHNLQVGKMAIGLQISEPWLREYQVLPSRTHPHMQMSTSGGYILSGTRIYGSK